The nucleotide sequence GCCGCGCGGGAGAAGGAGCGCATCCTCGAGAGCATCTCCGACGCGCTGTTCGTCCTTGATCGCGACTGGCGCTTCACCTACCTCAATGAGCGGGCCTGCCAGCTGCTCGAGCGCGATGACCTGGAGGGCGAGAACGTCTGGGAGGCCTTCCCCGAGGCTCGGGACACGGAAGCGTACCGCCACTATCACCACGCCATGGCGAGTGGCGAGACGGTGAGTTTCGAGTTCTACTACCCGCCGCTGGAGCGGTGGTTCTCGGTGCGGGCGTACCCCTTTGCCGACGGCCTGTCGGTGTACTTCCAGGACGTGAGCGAGCGGGTCGCCATGCAGCAGCAGCTGCAGCAGGCGCAGAAGATGGAGGTCATCGGCCAGCTGACCGGTGGCGTGGCCCACGATTTCAACAACCTGCTGACGGTCATCCTCGGCAACACGGAGATCCTGCTGGAGGAGACGTCGGCGGGCAGCGCGGCACAGGATGCGGCGCGGCTGACCCAGCGCGCCGCGGAGCGCGCCCAGGGGCTGACCCAGCGTCTGCTGGCCTTCGCACGGCGGCAGCCGCTGGCGCCGGAGGCGCTGGATGTGGCCAGGCTGCTGCGGGAGATGGAGCCGCTGGTGCGACGCAGCCTGGGCGAGACGGTGATGCTGGAGACGGTATCCGCCGCCGGCCTCTGGCAGGCCTTTGCCGATGCCGGGCAGCTGGAGGCGGCGCTGCTCAACCTCGCGGTCAACGCCCGCGACGCCATGCCGGAGGGAGGCCGCCTGACCATCGAGGCCGCCAACGCGCATATCAACGAGCGTTACGCCGCGGCCATACCGGAGCTGGAGCCGGGGCAATACGTGGTAGTGGCGGTCAGCGATACCGGTGCCGGCATGGATGACGACACCCGCGAGCGGGCCTTCGAGCCCTTCTTTACCACCAAGGGCAAGCACCACGGCTCCGGGCTCGGCCTGAGCATGGTCTACGGCTTCGCCAAGCAGTCCCAGGGCAACGTGACCCTCTACAGCGAGCCGGGCGAGGGCACCACCGTCAAGGTCTACCTGCCCCGCTGGCACGGGCAGACGGCCAGTGGCGGGCCGAAGCCGCTGGCCCCGCCGGTGCCGGAGGGCAACGCCGGCCGCGGCGAGTGCCTGCTGGTGGTGGAGGACGACCCGATGGTACGCCGATTCGTGGTCAACGCCCTGGCCGGCCACGACTTCCGGGTAATCGAGGCCGCCGATGCCACCACCGCGCTGGAGCAGGCCGCGGCCCTGCCCCGGCCGCCGGAGCTGCTGCTCACCGATGTGGTCCTCGGCGGCGGCATGAACGGCCCGGCCCTGGCGGACCGCCTCACCGACCGCTTCCCCGGCCTGCGCGTGCTCTACATGTCCGGCTATACGGAAAACGCCATCGTCCACCACGGCCGCCTGGATCCGGGGGTGGATCTGCTGCAGAAACCGTTCGGGCGGGCGGAGCTGCTGAGACGCTTACGGACGATCCTCGACCGGCCCTAGGCCGGTCGAGGATCGTTCGTAAGCAGTTCGAAGTTCAAAGTTCAAAGTTCAAAGACCGTCTCAGCACGGTGCGTGTCATCACACCCCGTTGGGCGGGTGTCTTTGAACTTTGAGCTTCGAACTTTGAACTCCGGGAGCGTTTTCAGGACGCGTAAGCGTCCCGAAAACGCTCCCGGAGCTCGTTCTTCTGCACCTTCCCCATGGCGTTGCGCGGCAGGCTGTCGACGAAGAACACGCGCTTGGGCTGCTTGTAGCGGGCGAGCCGTCCCTGCAGGGCCTCAATGACGTCGGCCTCCTCCAGGCTCGCCCCCGGGCGGCGCACGACGACAGCGGTGACGCCCTCGCCGAAGTCGGGATGGGGCAGGCCGATGACGGCGGACTCCTCGACGGCGTCGATCTCGTCGATCACCTGCTCGACCTCCTTGGGGTAGACGTTATAGCCGCCGGAGATGACCAGGTCCTTGTCGCGGCCGACGATGTGCACGTAGCCGCGCTCGTCGATCATGCCGAGGTCGCCGGTGATGAAGAAGCCGTCCTCCCGGAACTCCTCGCGGGTCTTCTCCGGCATGCGCCAGTAGCCGGGGAAGACATTGGGGCCGCGCACCTCCAGCTGCCCCACCTCGCCCCGGGGCAGCTCGCGGCCGGTTTCCCGATCGGTGACCCGCAGCGCCACCCCCGGCAGCGGGAAGCCGACGGTGCCCGCGCGGCGTTCGCCGTCGTAGGGGTTGGAGGTGTTCATGTTGGTCTCGGTCATGCCGTAGCGCTCGAGGATGGCGTGGCCGGTGCGCTCGCGGAAGGCCTCGTGGGTCTCGGCGGTGAGCGGTGCGGAGCCCGACGTGAACAGTCGCATGTTGGCCACGCGCTCGCGATTCAGGCGTTCGTCCTGCAGCAGGCGGGTGTAGAAGGTGGGCACGCCCATCATCGTGGTGCCCTCGCGCATCGCCTCGAGCACGGTGTCGGCGTCGAAGCGCGGCAGGAACAGCATGGAGGCCCCGCTCATCAGGACCACGTTGCAGGCCACGAACAGCCCATGGGTGTGGAAGATGGGCAGGGCGTGTATCAGCCGGTCGGCGGCGGTGAAGCGCCAGCACTCGGTGAGCGCCTCGGCGTTGGAGGCGAGGTTGCCGTGGGTCAGCATCGCTCCCTTGGCGCGGCCGGTGGTGCCCGAGGTGTACAGGATGGCGGCGAGGTCCTCCGCCGCCCGGGGCTCCACGGCCTCGAAGGGGCTGGCCGCCGCCGCGGCCTCCATGACGCTGCCGTCGCGCTTGGTGCCGAGGGTGACCACGCGGGTGCTGCCGGTCTCGCGGGCGATGCGCTCGGCGACGCGGGCGTCCGGCGGGCGGCAGACGAACAGGGCCGGCTCGGCGTCGCCGAGGAAGTAGCGGATCTCCTCCCCGGTGTAGGCGGTGTTGAGCGGCAGCCAGACCCCGCCCATGCGCAGGCAGGCGAGGTAGAGCAGGATCGCCTCGGGGCTCTTGTCCACCTGGGCGGCGACGCGGTCGCCGGGGCGAACGCCGAGATCACGCAGGGTGCCGGCGAGCCGGGCGCTCTCCGCGAGGGCGTCGCGGTAGCGGTAATGCTGCCCCTCGGGGGTGACGATGAAGTCCGCATCGCCGCGTTCCTGCATGCGCCCGGCGAAGCGCTCAAAGAGGTTGTCGCTCATCCCCGCGCTGCCTCCTTCAGGATCTTGCGCGCCCGGCGCGCGAGGTCGCGTACCTCGCTGGAGGTGGCGATGGTGCCGCGCGCGGTGAACTGCTCGTGGTTGCGCTCGATCTCGTCGAGCACGTAGAGGTAGTTGACCATCAGCCCCGCGCCCTGCTGCAGACCCTTCCCCGAGGTGTCGCCGAGCCAGTTGATGCGGTGCAGGCGGGCGCCGTTGCCGAGATGGAAGCGCGCCACCGGGTTCAGCGGCTGGCCCTCCTCGTTGCGGGCGGCCGTCAGGTAATGGGCGGCCAGCGGCAGCATGACCGCCTTGAGCTTGCCGGAGAGGGTCTCGTCACGGTGCCAGTCCGGCGTCTCGAGGCCCGCGAGGAGGGTCCGGGTATCGTCGTCGAGGGGCTCGGACGGGTCGTCGACGAGCTCCTGCAGCCAGCGCCGGAAGCCTGGTACCGGCGAGAGGGTGACGAAGTTCCGCAGGTTGGGCAGCTCCTGGGCGAGCTCCAGCACCACCTGCTTGATCAGGAAGTTGCCGAAGGAGATCCCGCGCAGCCCCCGCTGGCAGTTGCTGATGCCGTAGAAGGCCGCGGTATCGGCCCGCTCCGGGGCGTCCACCGCCTTGTGCTGCTGGTTGAGGATGCCCTGGACCTGATCGGGGATGCCCTTGTGCAGGGCCACTTCCAGGAAGATCAGCGGCTCGTCCCCGATGGCCGGGTGGAAGAACGCGAAGCACCGGCGGTCCTTCGGGTCCAGCCGCCGGCGCAGGTCGCTCCAGTCGCTGATGGCGTGCACCGCCTCGTAGTCGATGATCTTCTCCAGAATCGCCGCCGGGGTATGCCAGTCGATCCGCCGCAGCACCAGGAAGCCGCGGTTGAACCAGGACCCGAACAGATGCGCGAAGTCCGCGTCCACGGCCTCGAACTCCGGGTGCTCGGGGAGCAGCCGGAGCAGGTCCTCACGCATGCGCACCAGCTCGAAGGTGCCGCCGGCGGGCAGGTTGAGCCGGCGCAGCAGCTCCTGACGGCGCGGCTCGCAGGCCTGGAACAGCGCGCTCAGGGACCGGCCGTCGCCACGCTCGCGGTAGGCCTGGTAGGCGGCATCGATGGCGGCCGGGTCGGCGGAGAAGTCCTCCGCCAGCACCTGGAAGAACCGCTCCCGCTCCGCCGCCGGCAGCAGCTCGTAGAGATCCAGTGCACGCTGGGCGAGGGCGATGCTGGAGGCCTCGCCGTCGCTCTCCATGAGCTCGGTGCAGGCCTCGACCATGCCCTGGTGGTCCTTCGGCAGCCGGGCCGCTGCCTGGCGGCGGGAGAGGGCGTCCCGCTGGGTAATGGTCTGGATCAGGTCCTGCAGGAAGCTGACGTTCATTCGGGTCTCCGTGGCGGCTGCCTCAGCCCATCATGGCGCTGGGCAGCCAGGTGGCGAGCCCCGGGAAGAAGCAGAGGATCACGATGGCGAGGACCATGCAGAGGGCGTAGGGCAGGCTGCCCAGCAGCACGTCGCGCAGCGAGATCTCCGGGGCGATGCCGTTGATGATGAACAGATTCAGGCCCACCGGCGGGGTGATCAGCCCGATCTCGAGGTTGATGGTGAGGATCACCGCGAACCAGTAGGGGTCGAACCCGGCGTTGAGGATGATCGGCATGAGGATCGGCGCCGTCATCACGATCACCGCCACCGGCGGCAGGAAGAACCCGGCCAGCAGCAGGAACAGGTTGATCACCGCCATCAGCACCCAGCGGTTGACGTCCATGTCGGCGATGGCGTTGGCCAGGGTCTGGGTGATGAACATCGACGACAGCGCGAAGGCGAAGATCTCCGCGGCGGCGATGATGAGCATGATCATCACGCTCTCGCGCAGGGTGTCGCGGAAGATCAGCTTCAGCGGCTTCCACTGCCACATGCGGTAGATGATCACCGCCAGGGCGATGCACAGGAAGGCGCCGGCACCGGCGGCCTCGGAGGGGGTCGCCACGCCGCCGTAGAGCGTGTACAGGATACCCACCACCACGGCCAGGAAGGGCAGCACACGGACCATCGAGTCGATGTTCTGGCGCAGCGTGCGCTTGACCTGGCTGGCCGCGCGGGCAGCCTCGTCACCGTAGCCGCCGGCGATCTTGCAGGCGATGATCGTCCAGATGATGAACAGCCCCGCCAGCATGAAGCCCGGGATGATGCCGGCGATGAACAGCCGCCCGATGGAGGTCTCGGTGGCGATGCCGTAGACGATCATGGTCACCGACGGCGGGATGAGAATGCCGAGCGTCCCGCCGGCGGCGATGCAGCCGGCGGCCACCCCATCGGGATAGCCCCGGGCGCGCATCTCGGGGATGCCCATCTTGCCGATGGCCGCACAGGTGGCCGGCGAGGAGCCCGAGAGCGCCGCGAAGATCGAGCAGGCGCCGATGTTGGAGACTGCGAGCCCCGCCGGCACCCGCGCCAGCCAGACGTCCAGCGAGCGGTAGAGATCGCGCCCGGTGGGGGACGACGCCACCGCCGCGCCCATCATGATGAACATCGGGATGGCGACGAAGCCGAACTCGGCGATGCTGTCGTAGAAGGTCTCGCCGAAGTAGGTGAGCTCCGGCATGCCGCGGTTGATGACCAGGGCGGCCAGAGAGACTGCGCCCAGGGCGAAGGCGATGGGGGTGCCGATGGCCATCAGCGCGAACAGGGCGATGACCACCAGCAGGCCACTGGTGAGAGGGTTCATCAGAAGTCTCCCCGCAGGAATTCGGCCACGTACTGCAGGCAGAGCAGCGTCGCACTGATGCCGAGCGGCAGCACCGGGATCCACAGCGGCGGATTCCAGACCGTGCCCGTGCCCCAGCCGAGGGTGTAGGCCTCAATGATGTAGTGCCAGGCGGCGTAGGTGAGCGCGGCGCAGAATACGAGGCTCACGAGCGCGCCGAGGCGCAGCATCAGCCAGCGGGCGCGGCCGCCGAGGGCGTCCGGCAGCGCCGTCACCGCCACGTGGCCCCCCGTGAGCAGTACATACGGGGCGCCCAGCAGCATCGCCGCCGTTACCGCGTACACCGTGTACTCCGTCTGCCAGACCGTGCTCTGGTTGAGGATGTAGCGCACGAAGATCATGTGGCAGACGCTGAAGACCCCGGAGATCAGCAGCGCGGTGGCCAGCACGGCGACGGCAGCCGAGACGCGGTCGATGGTCCGGATGTAGGCGCCGGCGAACCCGCCCCGGCGCACCTCGATCTCCGGCTCGGGCATGCCGGTGGCGGCGAGCCCGGCGGAGCCGGTGGCCGCCCCCGAAGGGGCGGCCGTGGCCTCGTCGTCGCGGCTACTCGACTGCGAGGGCCGCATCGATCAGCTCCTGGCCGTTCGGCACTTCCTCGGCGAAGGTCTTGTACGAGCTCTCCTGGGCGAGCTCGAGCCAGGCCTGGTAGTCGTCGGGGGACATGGTGACGACCTCGACGCCGTTCTCGCGGAAGACCTCGACCATGGTCTCGTCGAGCTGGGCGGCCTGCTCGGCGAAGTACTCCTCTGCGGCCTGGCCCGCGGCCATCAGGGCCTCCTGCTGCTCCGCGTTGAGGCCGTCCCAGGTGCGCTCGGAGATCAGGATCGGCTCGTACATGAACCAGAGCGCGTTCTCCCCGGGGGCCGTGAGGCAGGTCACCTGCTCGTAGATGCGATAGGAGACGAACGAGCCCGAGGACGTGTTGGCACCGTCCAGCACGCCGGTCTGCATCGCCGAGTAGATCTCAGAGCTCGGCATGGACGCGATGGAGGCACCGGCCTCGGCCAGGAGCTGGTCGAAGGCGGGGCCCGCGGCGCGCATGGTCTGCCCCTCGACGGTATCCGGCGAGGTGATGCAGCGCTCCTTGGAGGCGAAGCCGCCGGCGAGCCAGGCGTCGGAGAGCACGCGCACGCCGCCTTCCTGGATGACGTCCTTGATCATGTCCATGAACTCGGAGTCATTCAGGCGCTGGGCGCGCTCGTGGTTACGCACCAGGCCCGGCATGAGCGTGGCCGAGAACTCCGGGTGACGGCCGCTGGCGTAGTCCAGCGGGAAGGCGCTGATGTCGAGACGCCCCTGGGCCATGGCACCCCATTGCTCGCGCGGGCTGAACAGGGACGCCCCGGGGTAGACCTGGATCTCCAGGCCCACATCGGCCGCGGCCACTTCCTCGGCGAGGATCTGGACCATCTCGTCGCGCACGTCGCCCTGGCCGCCTGGCCACTGATGGGAGGCGCGCAGGGTGGTCTGGGCGGCGGCGGTGCTGCCGATGGCGGCGGCGAGGGCAAGGGCCCCGGCAAAAGCGAGGTTGGAACGCTTCATCATCTCTCTCCTCCTGGGATGGTTCTGCTCTTCTGTCTGCTCGTATACATCTGCATCGCTGATGTATACATCGGTATAGGCGTGGCTATACTTCCTGTCAACAACGTCTTGTGTTGCGATGCAACCCTCCGCGGCACTGGAGTCAGTATGGGTCAGGATGGCCGCTCGCGCGCGCAGCGCCTGCGCGACGGGCTCGAAGAGGCGATCATCAACGGCGAGCTGCTCCCGGGCGCCCGGCTCGACCCGGAGGCCCTGGCGAGCCGTTACGGCTGCTCGCGCACACCCATACGCGAGGCCATCCAGCAGCTCGCCGCCAGCGGCCTGGTGACGGTGGTGCCCAAGCGCGGGACCTTCGTCGCCGAGCTTGGCATCACCGAGCTGGTGGAGCGGTTCGAGGTGATGGCGGAGCTGGAGGGGATGTGCGGGCGGCTCGCCGCGCGGCGCATCTCACCGGCCGAGGCGGCAGCGCTGCAGCAGGCGCTGGAGGCCTGCGGGGCGGCGGCCGCGAGCGACGATGCCGACGCCTACTACTACGAGAACGAGCGCTTTCATCATCTGATCTACGCCGCGAGCCACAACGGCTTCCTGGAGCGGGAGGCGCGGCGGCTGCACGCCCGGCTGAAGCCCTACCGGCGCCTGCAGCTGCGCCTGCGCAACCGGGTGGCCCGCTCCTACGCCGAGCACGAGGCGGTAGTAGCGGCCATCCTGGATGGCGACGGGTCCGCCGCCGAGGCCGCGCTCAAGGCCCACGTTCTGGTTCAGGGCGAGCGCTTCAGCGACTTCGTCGCCTCCGTGCATGCGCTCACCGGCGACCGCCGCTCCGCGGGCGGCAGCGCTACCACATGAGGTCGTCGGGGATGGGGAAGTCCGCGTAGGCGGGATCCTCCGGCTCGCCGGCGGCGGCATCGGCGGCGGTCCAGGCGATCAGGAAGGGGGCCCGGGCCCGGACCCTGTCCACGATCTCCGCCGGAATCAGGCGGTAACGGCCCCGGGTGCGGGCGATGGCGAGCCGTCCGGCAGCGAGCTCCCGGCGCTGGGCCTCGCTCACCTGGATCTTGCGCACACGCTCGCCGTGCTGGAAGTTGAATGGCACCTCGCCGTCGTGGGGCACCTCGCGGGCGATCACCATTTCCCGGGCGGCGTGCTCGTCGGCCTGGCGCCGGCGTTCTTCCTCCCGGCGGCGGTTGAGCGTGCGGTCCCGTGCCCGCTTGTCCGCCTCGCGCTGTGCGGCCAGGCGTGCGGCCTCGTCCTCGGGCCCGTCAGCGGCCTTTTGCCGGCCCTTTTTGCCGCCGCGCCGCTTCTGGCGCTTCTCGGTGGTCGCGCGGCGCGCGTCCTGCTCGCGGGCGAGTCCGCTCTTGACCAGCTGGTCGCGCAGGCTGTCGCTCATGGGGATACCGTCGTGGCTGCCGGCGGATGGGTATGGATAGCGGTCGGTCCTCGGACCGATGCCGTCAGGCAGAGGGTAATGCGCGAGCGGGGATGAGGGAAGACGATGCCACAGCAGGGTGCCCGTGGCCTTCGGCGGGCACCCTGTCAGGCAGGCTCAGTCAAGGCTCAGGCTGCTGCGGGCAGACCGGCCCGACGCCGGCGCACGCGGTCCATCAGCCGGCTGCAGCCGCGGATGCACTCGGCGAGCACCTCGCCGCGCATCATCTCGGCCTCGAGCCGGACCTCCCCCAGATTGCGCAACCGGACGTCGCCACCGACACCGATTCCGTTGTTCCCACGCATGATCCACCTCCACGATAACGACGCTACGACACCTTGCCGCACGCGGTGACCTTTTACCGCAATGCGGGAAAATCGCTCTACTCAAGCCCCGCCGAGCGGGTGGTCTTTACCCCGCGCAGCGGGCCGCTGCACGGGGTCGGGGAAGGACACCCCGTTTCAAGACGTGAGAATTGTAGCGAGGGAGCTGGTGCCCTGCCTAGGGGGTGACGCGCTGCAACATGCGTCCGGAACGCAAACTGCCTCACAGTCCGACGAACGGCCAATCAAGTGCCGATGGACGGTGGGTTCGCCACGAAAAACCCCCGGCCGCCGCAGGGCGTGCCGGGGGTGGTCGTCAGCGGCGCGGGGCCGCTTGCGACGCCGTTACATGCGGTCCTCTTCGAACAGCTGATCGATCAGATCCAGAAGCTCCTGCCCGCGCTCGCCGACCTCGTCGACGAACACCTGGCGCACCGGCTGGGCGAGCTCCTCGAATGCGGCGCGCTCCTCGTTGCTCAGGCGGATGATCTCGATGTCACTCTCGCTGGTGATGGTGTCCAGACGCTCGTTGTTGAGCTCCTGCTGAACGTCATGGATGTAGCGCACCAGCTCGTCGGTGGTCTCGTCGATGACCTCCCGGTAAGTGTCCGGAAGCCCCTCGTACCAGTCCTGGTTCGCCATCACCGTGGCGATGAACTGCGCCTGGTTGGCGAAGACCATGTAGTCCTGGACCTCGTAGAAGCCCATCTCCTCATGGGCGAACACCGGCTGGATGTTGCCCTCGGCCTGGCCCTGCTGGAGCGCGCTGTAGAGCTCCCCATACTCGATGCTGGTGGGCTGCGCGCCGTAGGCGCGATAGGTCTCGCGCAACAGGAGGTTGTCCATCACGCGGATCTGGACGCCCTCCATGTCCTCGGGCGTGCGGATCGGCTCGTTGAAGGTCCAGACCTGGAAGCCCTCGGGCACGATGGCCAGCGGCACCAGGCCGCGGTCACGGAAGCTGTTCTGCCAGGCGTCGCTCTCGATGAAGGTGTCGGAGTTCAGCTTGCGCGTGGTGACCCACTCATCCTGGGGCAGGATGAAGTTCAGCGAGAAGAGCTGGCTCTCGGGTACGGTGCCGCCGAGGAAGCCGGAACCGAAGGCCAGCTGGATGGCGCCCGCCTGTACCGCGTCGTAGATGTCGGTCAGGCCGCCGAGCTCGCCGTAGGGGAACAGCTGGACGTTGACGTCACCGTCGGTCTTCTCGTTGACCAGCTCGGCGAACTCCGCCGCATACTCGTACTGGACACTGCCCTCGATCTCCTCGAGGCCGAAGCGCCAGGTCTCCTGGGCCGTCGCCGTGCCTGCAAGCGCCAGACCGAGACCCAGCGCCACGGGGTAGGTGTACTGCAACCGCATCGGAACCTCCTTCTTAGGCTCGTTTGATGTCATCGGGAACCGATCATCTTTAACCCTAACACAGCGTTTGCGGGCGTCTACGCGAGCGGGCGACGAGTAGGCAAAGCGTCGGGCGTGGGTTAAGGTCCGTGAACGGCGCATGACACGGTGGGGGACCTCATGACGGCATCGGAAGCAGGTGGCGGGGCGGGAAGGCATGGCCTGCTGCGCGCACTGGCGGCGCTGGACTGGGCCATCGGCGCCATCGAGAAAGGCGTCATCGGCGGGGCGGTTCTGCTCATGGCCGCGGTCATGACCGGCCACGTGCTGGGCCGCACGTTCCTCGGCCAGGGCATACCGGGCACCACCGAAATCGCCGAGCTGCTGATCATCATCATGACGTTTATCGGCGTCAGCTACGGCGTACGCTGCGCGCGCCACATCAGCATGTCGGCGATCTACGACCAGCTCCAGGGCACGGCGCGGAAGGCGCTGCTGGTCACCATCTGCCTGGCCACTGCCATGCTCATGTTCTATTTCGCTTACCTGGCGCTGGACTATACCACCACGATCTACGAGCGGGGGCGCGTCAGCGGGGCACTCACCATTCCCCTGTGGACGGTCTACGCCTCCGCGCCCATCGGCTTTACCCTGGCCGGCATCCAGTACGTGCTGACGGCGGTGCGCAACCTGACCAGCCGCGAAATCTACCGCTCGTTCACCGAGAAGGAACAGTACGCCGAGGTCCCCGTGGAGGGGAACGGGGAAGCCGGCACCGGTACCGGCCAGCAGGGCTGATTCCACGCCCCGAAGGCAAGAAGAACACCAGGAGCTCGCCCCATGCTGACGCTGATGGCCCTGCTGATGATCGTCCTGCTGCTCATGGGCTTCCCCATGATGGTGCCGCTGGCGGCGGGGACGCTGTTCATGATGCTCACGGGGATGACCTTCTTCGGCCCCGACATGAGCATCAGCTGGATGTTCTCCGGCATCGGCACCTGGGTGCTCGCCGCGGTGCCCATGTTCATCTTCGCCGCGGACATCATGACCAAGGGCCACACGGCCAACCGCCTGCTGGACCTGGTTTCCGCGTTCACTGGCCATCTCCGCGGCGGGCTGCCCATCACCACGGCGGCGAGCTGCGCCCTGTTCGGCGCGGTGTCGGGCTCCACCCAGGCCACGGTCGTCGCCATGGGCGGGCCCATGCGCCCGCGCCTGCTCGAGAAGGGCTACTCCGACGGCTTTACCCTGGGCCTGATCGTCAACGCCAGCGACATCGCCCTGCTCATTCCGCCGAGCATCGGCTTCATCGTCTATGGCGTGATCATGCCGAATT is from Spiribacter halobius and encodes:
- a CDS encoding TRAP transporter large permease, giving the protein MNPLTSGLLVVIALFALMAIGTPIAFALGAVSLAALVINRGMPELTYFGETFYDSIAEFGFVAIPMFIMMGAAVASSPTGRDLYRSLDVWLARVPAGLAVSNIGACSIFAALSGSSPATCAAIGKMGIPEMRARGYPDGVAAGCIAAGGTLGILIPPSVTMIVYGIATETSIGRLFIAGIIPGFMLAGLFIIWTIIACKIAGGYGDEAARAASQVKRTLRQNIDSMVRVLPFLAVVVGILYTLYGGVATPSEAAGAGAFLCIALAVIIYRMWQWKPLKLIFRDTLRESVMIMLIIAAAEIFAFALSSMFITQTLANAIADMDVNRWVLMAVINLFLLLAGFFLPPVAVIVMTAPILMPIILNAGFDPYWFAVILTINLEIGLITPPVGLNLFIINGIAPEISLRDVLLGSLPYALCMVLAIVILCFFPGLATWLPSAMMG
- a CDS encoding GntR family transcriptional regulator, with amino-acid sequence MGQDGRSRAQRLRDGLEEAIINGELLPGARLDPEALASRYGCSRTPIREAIQQLAASGLVTVVPKRGTFVAELGITELVERFEVMAELEGMCGRLAARRISPAEAAALQQALEACGAAAASDDADAYYYENERFHHLIYAASHNGFLEREARRLHARLKPYRRLQLRLRNRVARSYAEHEAVVAAILDGDGSAAEAALKAHVLVQGERFSDFVASVHALTGDRRSAGGSATT
- a CDS encoding TRAP transporter small permease subunit, with amino-acid sequence MRPSQSSSRDDEATAAPSGAATGSAGLAATGMPEPEIEVRRGGFAGAYIRTIDRVSAAVAVLATALLISGVFSVCHMIFVRYILNQSTVWQTEYTVYAVTAAMLLGAPYVLLTGGHVAVTALPDALGGRARWLMLRLGALVSLVFCAALTYAAWHYIIEAYTLGWGTGTVWNPPLWIPVLPLGISATLLCLQYVAEFLRGDF
- a CDS encoding malonyl-CoA decarboxylase, encoding MNVSFLQDLIQTITQRDALSRRQAAARLPKDHQGMVEACTELMESDGEASSIALAQRALDLYELLPAAERERFFQVLAEDFSADPAAIDAAYQAYRERGDGRSLSALFQACEPRRQELLRRLNLPAGGTFELVRMREDLLRLLPEHPEFEAVDADFAHLFGSWFNRGFLVLRRIDWHTPAAILEKIIDYEAVHAISDWSDLRRRLDPKDRRCFAFFHPAIGDEPLIFLEVALHKGIPDQVQGILNQQHKAVDAPERADTAAFYGISNCQRGLRGISFGNFLIKQVVLELAQELPNLRNFVTLSPVPGFRRWLQELVDDPSEPLDDDTRTLLAGLETPDWHRDETLSGKLKAVMLPLAAHYLTAARNEEGQPLNPVARFHLGNGARLHRINWLGDTSGKGLQQGAGLMVNYLYVLDEIERNHEQFTARGTIATSSEVRDLARRARKILKEAARG
- a CDS encoding TRAP transporter substrate-binding protein, translating into MMKRSNLAFAGALALAAAIGSTAAAQTTLRASHQWPGGQGDVRDEMVQILAEEVAAADVGLEIQVYPGASLFSPREQWGAMAQGRLDISAFPLDYASGRHPEFSATLMPGLVRNHERAQRLNDSEFMDMIKDVIQEGGVRVLSDAWLAGGFASKERCITSPDTVEGQTMRAAGPAFDQLLAEAGASIASMPSSEIYSAMQTGVLDGANTSSGSFVSYRIYEQVTCLTAPGENALWFMYEPILISERTWDGLNAEQQEALMAAGQAAEEYFAEQAAQLDETMVEVFRENGVEVVTMSPDDYQAWLELAQESSYKTFAEEVPNGQELIDAALAVE
- a CDS encoding DUF2058 domain-containing protein, giving the protein MSDSLRDQLVKSGLAREQDARRATTEKRQKRRGGKKGRQKAADGPEDEAARLAAQREADKRARDRTLNRRREEERRRQADEHAAREMVIAREVPHDGEVPFNFQHGERVRKIQVSEAQRRELAAGRLAIARTRGRYRLIPAEIVDRVRARAPFLIAWTAADAAAGEPEDPAYADFPIPDDLMW
- a CDS encoding ATP-binding protein, with the protein product MSATQWSWRRIYRRNALVFLLAGAAIAAWGFATFSLDRRSEADAAYTRALNLADLLAEYTGQLFRGIDYGLVGLAESLDMSRLGEPSYAGPAHALLSARRALTEDVFAFFVLDGEGRVLYSSRTPSPEPVDLSSREIYQRAIAGEQGLIISRPITGAVGYAEGEPILNVSRPLYSDGEPVGVVAAAISLSALEAFYAALELGPYGAVGLFRDDGVLLARSPPRPEIIGRDFSDVPLFQEHLPAAPRGTYYRSYYSDGRYRYSAYRRASGEPLVAFVGLDAASVMASWRQRTAISGGALVLVLALLGWLFLRSARAEASERALEAAYGERLETLAGESRELVAAPDADTLAGGVLALALRLVTADHACLRLRGLGAEGHEYRRCVDGDGRRLDAAALPEGGFVASVLAEGSPRQRMLADGHWLGVPVLTPDRACIGALELYRGGGSAFRDDESHLLQQLVAVAGAVLENQRARAAERRALEANVAAAREKERILESISDALFVLDRDWRFTYLNERACQLLERDDLEGENVWEAFPEARDTEAYRHYHHAMASGETVSFEFYYPPLERWFSVRAYPFADGLSVYFQDVSERVAMQQQLQQAQKMEVIGQLTGGVAHDFNNLLTVILGNTEILLEETSAGSAAQDAARLTQRAAERAQGLTQRLLAFARRQPLAPEALDVARLLREMEPLVRRSLGETVMLETVSAAGLWQAFADAGQLEAALLNLAVNARDAMPEGGRLTIEAANAHINERYAAAIPELEPGQYVVVAVSDTGAGMDDDTRERAFEPFFTTKGKHHGSGLGLSMVYGFAKQSQGNVTLYSEPGEGTTVKVYLPRWHGQTASGGPKPLAPPVPEGNAGRGECLLVVEDDPMVRRFVVNALAGHDFRVIEAADATTALEQAAALPRPPELLLTDVVLGGGMNGPALADRLTDRFPGLRVLYMSGYTENAIVHHGRLDPGVDLLQKPFGRAELLRRLRTILDRP
- a CDS encoding malonate--CoA ligase: MSDNLFERFAGRMQERGDADFIVTPEGQHYRYRDALAESARLAGTLRDLGVRPGDRVAAQVDKSPEAILLYLACLRMGGVWLPLNTAYTGEEIRYFLGDAEPALFVCRPPDARVAERIARETGSTRVVTLGTKRDGSVMEAAAAASPFEAVEPRAAEDLAAILYTSGTTGRAKGAMLTHGNLASNAEALTECWRFTAADRLIHALPIFHTHGLFVACNVVLMSGASMLFLPRFDADTVLEAMREGTTMMGVPTFYTRLLQDERLNRERVANMRLFTSGSAPLTAETHEAFRERTGHAILERYGMTETNMNTSNPYDGERRAGTVGFPLPGVALRVTDRETGRELPRGEVGQLEVRGPNVFPGYWRMPEKTREEFREDGFFITGDLGMIDERGYVHIVGRDKDLVISGGYNVYPKEVEQVIDEIDAVEESAVIGLPHPDFGEGVTAVVVRRPGASLEEADVIEALQGRLARYKQPKRVFFVDSLPRNAMGKVQKNELRERFRDAYAS